Proteins from a single region of Streptomyces sp. Tu 3180:
- a CDS encoding RtcB family protein, whose translation MSYVELPGAKVPIRMWTDPATVEEVALQQLRNVATLPWIKGLAVMPDVHYGKGATVGSVIAMRGAVCPAAVGVDIGCGMSAVRTSLTVNDLPGDLSRLRSKIEQVIPVGRGMHDDPVDPGRLHGFATGGWDDFWKRFGGVADAVRFREERAAKQMGTLGGGNHFVEVCTDTDGSVWLMLHSGSRNIGKELAEHHIGVAQGLPHNQGLVDRDLAVFVADTPQMAAYRNDLFWAQEYAKYNRSIMMALLKDVIRKEFKKAKPTFEQEISAHHNYVAEERYDGMDLLVTRKGAIRAGSGEYGIIPGSMGTGSYIVKGLGNPDSFNSASHGAGRRMSRNAAKRRFTAKDLEEQTRGVECRKDSGVVDEIPGAYKPIEQVIDQQRDLVEVVAKLKQVVCVKG comes from the coding sequence ATGTCGTACGTGGAACTGCCGGGCGCGAAGGTTCCGATCCGCATGTGGACGGATCCGGCGACGGTCGAGGAGGTCGCCCTCCAGCAGCTGCGGAACGTGGCGACCCTGCCGTGGATCAAGGGCCTGGCCGTGATGCCGGACGTGCACTACGGGAAGGGCGCGACGGTCGGGTCGGTCATCGCGATGCGGGGCGCGGTGTGCCCGGCGGCGGTGGGCGTCGACATCGGCTGCGGCATGTCGGCGGTGCGGACGTCCCTGACGGTGAACGACCTGCCCGGGGACCTCTCGCGGCTGCGGTCGAAGATCGAGCAGGTGATTCCGGTGGGCCGGGGCATGCACGACGACCCGGTCGACCCGGGCCGGCTGCACGGCTTCGCGACCGGCGGGTGGGACGACTTCTGGAAGCGGTTCGGCGGGGTGGCGGACGCGGTGAGGTTCCGCGAGGAACGGGCCGCGAAGCAGATGGGGACGCTGGGCGGGGGGAACCACTTCGTCGAGGTGTGCACGGACACGGACGGTTCCGTCTGGCTGATGCTGCACTCCGGTTCCCGGAACATCGGCAAGGAGCTCGCCGAGCACCACATCGGCGTGGCCCAGGGGCTTCCGCACAACCAGGGCCTGGTCGACCGCGACCTCGCCGTCTTCGTCGCGGACACCCCGCAGATGGCGGCGTACCGCAACGACCTGTTCTGGGCGCAGGAGTACGCGAAGTACAACCGCTCGATCATGATGGCGCTCCTGAAGGACGTGATCCGCAAGGAGTTCAAGAAGGCGAAGCCGACCTTCGAGCAGGAGATCAGCGCGCACCACAACTACGTGGCCGAGGAGCGCTACGACGGCATGGACCTGCTCGTGACCCGCAAGGGCGCGATCCGCGCGGGTTCCGGCGAGTACGGGATCATCCCGGGCTCCATGGGCACCGGCTCGTACATCGTCAAGGGCCTCGGGAACCCCGACTCCTTCAACTCGGCGTCGCACGGCGCCGGCCGGCGGATGAGCCGCAACGCGGCGAAGCGCCGGTTCACCGCGAAGGACCTGGAGGAGCAGACCCGGGGCGTGGAGTGCCGCAAGGACTCCGGCGTCGTGGACGAGATCCCGGGCGCCTACAAGCCGATCGAGCAGGTCATCGACCAGCAGCGGGACCTCGTGGAGGTCGTGGCGAAGCTGAAGCAGGTCGTCTGCGTCAAGGGCTGA
- a CDS encoding helix-turn-helix domain-containing protein, whose translation MATMTAAQRRERARLDYDAFLKSCPTNQLLDRISDKWVSLVVSALAAGPMRYSDLGRKIAGVSPKMLTQTLRSLERDGLLTRTVTPSVPVRVDYELTPLGHSLSLLLTAVKDWAETHFDEVHRARERYDAGADGTS comes from the coding sequence ATGGCAACCATGACGGCGGCCCAGCGGCGCGAACGGGCGCGGCTGGACTACGACGCGTTCCTGAAGAGCTGCCCCACCAACCAGCTCCTGGACCGCATCAGCGACAAGTGGGTCAGCCTGGTCGTCAGCGCCCTCGCCGCCGGCCCCATGCGCTACAGCGACCTCGGCCGGAAGATCGCCGGCGTCAGCCCCAAGATGCTGACCCAGACGCTGCGTTCACTGGAGCGCGACGGCCTCCTCACCCGCACCGTGACCCCGTCCGTCCCGGTCCGCGTCGACTACGAGCTCACCCCGCTCGGCCACAGCCTGAGCCTGCTCCTGACCGCCGTGAAGGACTGGGCGGAGACCCACTTCGACGAGGTCCACCGGGCGCGGGAGCGCTACGACGCCGGGGCGGACGGGACCTCCTAG
- a CDS encoding SDR family NAD(P)-dependent oxidoreductase — MATAVPSAASRIAVVTGASSGIGAATARRLAEAGYRVVLTARRKDRIEALAEELTAAGHSATAYPLDVTDRPAVDEFATAFRTVGVLVNNAGGALGADPVATGDPDHWRTMYETNVIGTLNLTQALLPKLEASGDGTVVVVSSTAGHATYEGGAGYVAAKHAEHVLAETLRLEIVGRPVRVVEIAPGMVRTEEFALTRFGGDAEKAAKVYEGVAEPLTADDVADTITWAVTRPSHVNIDLLVVRPRAQASNTKVHREPR; from the coding sequence ATGGCCACCGCCGTACCGTCCGCCGCGTCCCGCATCGCCGTCGTCACGGGCGCGAGCAGCGGGATCGGCGCCGCCACGGCACGCCGGCTCGCCGAGGCCGGCTACCGCGTCGTCCTCACCGCCCGCCGCAAGGACCGCATCGAGGCGCTCGCCGAGGAGCTCACCGCGGCCGGCCACTCGGCGACGGCCTACCCGCTCGACGTCACCGACCGGCCGGCGGTCGACGAGTTCGCCACCGCGTTCAGGACCGTCGGCGTCCTCGTCAACAACGCCGGCGGCGCGCTCGGCGCCGACCCGGTCGCCACCGGCGACCCGGACCACTGGCGCACGATGTACGAGACGAACGTCATCGGCACCCTCAACCTCACCCAGGCCCTGCTGCCCAAGCTGGAGGCGAGCGGCGACGGCACGGTCGTGGTCGTCTCCTCCACCGCCGGCCACGCCACCTACGAGGGCGGCGCGGGCTACGTCGCCGCCAAGCACGCCGAGCACGTCCTCGCCGAGACCCTGCGCCTGGAGATCGTCGGCCGGCCGGTGCGCGTCGTCGAGATCGCGCCCGGCATGGTCAGGACGGAGGAGTTCGCGCTCACCCGCTTCGGCGGCGACGCGGAGAAGGCCGCCAAGGTGTACGAGGGCGTCGCCGAGCCCCTGACCGCCGACGACGTCGCCGACACGATCACCTGGGCGGTGACCCGCCCCAGCCACGTCAACATCGACCTGCTCGTCGTCCGCCCGCGCGCCCAGGCGTCGAACACGAAGGTCCACCGGGAACCGCGCTAG
- a CDS encoding YnfA family protein → MPILRSAALFVLAALLEIGGAWLVWQGVREHRGWMWAAGGVLALGAYGFVATLQPDAHFGRVLAAYGGIFVAGSILWGVVADGYRPDRWDVTGALVCLAGMALIMWAPRNG, encoded by the coding sequence ATGCCGATCCTGCGTTCCGCCGCCCTGTTCGTCCTCGCCGCCCTGCTCGAGATCGGCGGCGCCTGGCTGGTCTGGCAGGGCGTGCGCGAGCACCGCGGCTGGATGTGGGCGGCCGGCGGCGTCCTCGCCCTCGGCGCGTACGGCTTCGTCGCCACCCTCCAGCCCGACGCCCACTTCGGCCGCGTCCTCGCCGCCTACGGCGGCATCTTCGTCGCCGGCTCGATCCTGTGGGGCGTGGTCGCCGACGGCTACCGCCCGGACCGCTGGGACGTCACCGGCGCGCTGGTGTGCCTCGCCGGCATGGCCCTGATCATGTGGGCGCCGCGCAACGGCTGA
- a CDS encoding MarR family winged helix-turn-helix transcriptional regulator, translating to MPGNTRSGLLAELAVVSRRHMASYALFNQALADHLGLHPTDLQCLNLLTLEDGPVTTGRIAELTGLTTGSATRLVDRLERAGYVVRERDAGDRRRVLVATVPERAAEFGRVWSRLGGGWIALFDDLDDSELALFIDHMRRATDFGAEQAARLRAGEG from the coding sequence ATGCCGGGGAACACGCGGTCGGGGCTGCTGGCGGAGCTGGCCGTGGTGTCCCGGCGTCACATGGCCTCCTACGCCCTGTTCAACCAGGCGCTCGCCGATCACCTGGGCCTGCACCCCACCGACCTGCAGTGCCTGAACCTGCTCACGCTGGAGGACGGCCCGGTGACGACCGGCCGGATCGCGGAGCTGACGGGGCTGACGACCGGCTCGGCGACGCGGCTGGTGGACCGGCTGGAGCGGGCCGGATACGTCGTGCGGGAGCGGGACGCGGGCGACCGGCGGCGGGTTCTGGTGGCGACGGTGCCGGAGAGGGCCGCCGAGTTCGGGCGGGTGTGGAGCCGTCTCGGCGGTGGCTGGATCGCACTCTTCGACGACCTGGACGACTCCGAACTCGCGCTGTTCATCGACCACATGCGGCGCGCGACGGACTTCGGCGCGGAGCAGGCGGCGCGGTTGCGGGCGGGGGAGGGCTAG
- a CDS encoding nuclear transport factor 2 family protein, with translation MGQAREAMDRLTEAVTTNQDAEAVAELFAEDAVALTPEAGELHGRYEIAEYWRRMTTALPDARFESVSAYECGDTAVDEGYYSGRNTGPVRTPDGRTLPATQNAVRIRGVDIATVADGLIVDYRLYFDRLALLEQLGLPPEPSS, from the coding sequence ATGGGGCAGGCGCGCGAGGCCATGGACCGGCTCACCGAGGCGGTCACCACGAACCAGGACGCCGAGGCCGTCGCCGAGTTGTTCGCGGAGGACGCCGTCGCCCTCACCCCCGAGGCGGGGGAGCTCCACGGGCGCTACGAGATCGCCGAGTACTGGCGCCGGATGACGACGGCGCTGCCCGACGCCCGGTTCGAGTCGGTGAGCGCCTACGAGTGCGGTGACACCGCCGTCGACGAGGGGTACTACAGCGGCCGGAACACCGGTCCGGTCCGGACACCCGACGGCCGGACGCTGCCGGCGACGCAGAACGCGGTCAGGATCCGCGGGGTGGACATCGCCACGGTCGCGGACGGCCTGATCGTCGACTACCGGCTGTACTTCGACCGGCTGGCCCTCCTCGAGCAGCTGGGGCTGCCGCCGGAGCCGTCGTCCTGA